The following proteins are co-located in the Silene latifolia isolate original U9 population chromosome 1, ASM4854445v1, whole genome shotgun sequence genome:
- the LOC141652569 gene encoding uncharacterized protein LOC141652569, giving the protein MPGFAAHSWSACGYSVQKVYEWLLGSQQRVTWQPFVWNRLSLPKHNFLAWLFGKKRCLTQDRLIKFGVITDGIYYLCGAQQETQAHLFFDCCYSQRCAHLLQHWLGVYWQGDCVYWVIKWRCKSLCKKMIVMAAISGLLYCIWEARNKCKANMVMKRPEAVIEHVQAAIRWRLQRSDFVQQKDSTIAWIRDKRLS; this is encoded by the coding sequence ATGCCTGGTTTTGCAGCTCATAGTTGGTCTGCATGTGGCTATTCTGTGCAGAAGGTTTATGAGTGGCTCCTGGGATCTCAGCAGAGGGTCACTTGGCAACCATTTGTTTGGAATAGGTTATCCTTACCTAAACACAATTTTTTGGCATGGTTGTTTGGTAAGAAGAGATGTCTGACTCAGGACAGACTGATTAAGTTTGGAGTTATTACTGATGGGATATACTATCTCTGTGGTGCACAGCAGGAAACTCAGGCTCACTTGTTTTTTGATTGCTGTTACAGTCAGAGGTGTGCACATCTTTTACAGCACTGGTTAGGTGTGTATTGGCAGGGTGACTGTGTTTATTGGGTTATCAAATGGAGATGTAAGTCTCTATGCAAGAAGATGATTGTAATGGCTGCCATTAGTGGGTTATTGTATTGCATATGGGAAGCTAGAAACAAATGCAAGGCGAATATGGTGATGAAACGACCTGAGGCAGTAATTGAACATGTTCAGGCTGCTATCAGATGGAGACTGCAAAGAAGTGACTTCGTTCAACAGAAGGATAGTACTATTGCGTGGATTAGAGATAAAAGATTGAGTTAG